In Rhodamnia argentea isolate NSW1041297 chromosome 1, ASM2092103v1, whole genome shotgun sequence, the genomic window TGGGACTATGTCGTCGAGGAGCTCAAAGCTGATAGCTTTGAGCGCGTAGACATCGCTCTGTTCAGTGCGGGCGGGTCAATAAGCAAGGAGTTCGGGTCCATCGCCGTCGAGAAGGGGACGATTGTGGTGGACAATAGCTCAGCCTTCAGGATGGTCGAAGGCATGCCTTTGGTCATACCCGAGGTGAATCCTGAAGCCATGGAGGGTGTTAGGCTCGGGACGGGAAAGGGGACTCTCATTGCGAACCCCAATTGCTCGACCATCATTTGCTTGATGGCTGCCACACCGCTGCATTGGAGTGCCAAGGTGAGGCAAAACTCTTGGTTTCAACTTGAATGCAGGGGACGTGTCACCTGAAAGTTTTGATCTTCtgcattgcttttgagttctaGATGTCCAGGAAGTTGTTGTTTACATTGCGAGGGTACTGCATTTGGTGTCTTCAAAGACAGGAATAAAGGAGCTTTGAGTGAGGAAATCACTGGGTATCTAAATGAATTTGATGTCATGGAGATTGTTATTGTCTTGGTAGAATTTATAATTTCAAATGTTTGTTTATTAGCTAAGACGAAGCATGATGATTGCTGCTCGTCGTGTGCTAATGTCCCCTTTACAAATTGAAATTTATAATTTcaatccatcttcttcttcatgatgCCCAATGTTTTTCTCACGCAGATTGACAATCCTTCCCCAGTCTACTTCAGCATATTCCACGTCGATCATAGTGTACAACTCGCATTTCAGTAAATAAGAGGTCACAAAATGCGTTTGCAGTGAATGTAAAATGTGTCTGGGCAAGTTTGAAAATTCGTCCACGAATGTAACATGGATATTTGATCTGGAACAGCTGACTGGAAAATACTTATATGGAAACCTTCAACGTCATAAGAGCGGGCGATTCCACCCACGCCATAAATGACGGGGCAACTTCAAATGGtcataacttttgatgcgggagGAGTTTTGACGCATACAacatatcaaatcaaagagGATTGCGAGCTCTTCAAAGCAGCAAATTGGCAGAGGTGAATTGGGCCACGTTTGATCTCC contains:
- the LOC115747833 gene encoding aspartate-semialdehyde dehydrogenase-like, which gives rise to MEFLSVLSNRDFPYRSIKMLSSKRSAGKHMTFQDWDYVVEELKADSFERVDIALFSAGGSISKEFGSIAVEKGTIVVDNSSAFRMVEGMPLVIPEVNPEAMEGVRLGTGKGTLIANPNCSTIICLMAATPLHWSAKEVVVYIARVLHLVSSKTGIKEL